TACGATGGGCTATAGCGGACATGTGGAATCCGGCAAGGTGGTTTTTGACGAGCCAACCGAGCTTGCCGACGGAACCCGCGTGCGGATCGAGATCGTTGCGGGCTCCACGAGCGAGGCGTTCGGGGATGCCTGCCCGTCACTCGCGGATCAGTTGAGCGCATTCATCGGTCGGGCCGAGAATCTACCCGAGGATTGGGCCGAAAACCACGATGCCTACCTCAGGAACGAGCATTCCTCGTGAATCCTGTCTTCGTGGACACGTCGTTCTATCAGGCCATTCTAAACCCGCGCGACCACTGGCACGCGCTCGCGCTTGAGCGGTCCAGACAATACAAGGGACCCACGATTACGTCGGAATACGTTCTCTGTGAACTCGGCGCCCTCATGTCAGCGCCCCCACTCCGCCGCCTGTTCGCCGAGTTCGTTCAAGCGCTCCATTCATCAGAGCACGTCGAGATCGTTCCGGCTTCCTCGCGGGAATTCAGCGCCGGATTTGCCCTGTTTTCGTCGCGCCTGGACAAGCACTGGTCCCTGACGGACTGCATCTCGTTCGCCATCATGGAGGAACGAAAGATACACGCGGCACTGACATTTGACCGCCATTTCGAGCAGGCCGGATTTCGCCTCGCCTGACCCATCAGCCGATTGCCGAACGATCATCTCACGCGGTACCCGCCGGTGTAATGCTGCATGGCTTCCGGAATGTGGCGCTGGATGTCCGCGATGCGGGTTTCGCCGGAGGGGTGGGTCGACAGGAATTCCGGCGCCTTCTTGCCCGCCCCGCTGAAGCGCTCCCAGAACTCCACCGCCTTGCGCGGGTCGTAGCCGGCTTTGGCCATCAGCGTAAGCCCGATGCGATCCGCCTCGGATTCGCGGGCGCGGTTGAACGGCAGGGCGACGCCCAGGTTCGTCGTGAGCCCGAAGGCCTGGCCCGCGAGCTCCCGCGTTCGCGCGGGCTGGGTCGCCATGGCTTCCGACAACGTGGCCGCGCCCAGTTCCAGCAGCAACATCTGGCTCACCCGCTCATTCGAGTGGCGCGCGATGGCGTGGGCAATTTCGTGGCCCATTACCGTCGCGATGCCGTCCTCGTCCTTCGTGTACTCGAAAATCCCGCTGTAAAAAACGATCTTCCCCCCCGGGAGGCAGGTCGCGTTCGCGATCTCGTCGTTGTCGATGACGCTGAACTCCCACTGGTACACGTCGGTGGGCAAGTTATTGGCCCGGAGGAAATCCATCGTCGCCGCGGCCAGCCGCTCGCCAACACGGCGCACCGGCTCCACATCGCCGGGCTTCGTGCTGAGGGGGTATTCCTTCAACTGCTCCTGGTAGGCCTGCTGGCCCAGCTGCACCATCTGCGATTCCGGCAGGAAATTGATCTGCGTGCGGTTCGTCAGCGGGACGGTGGCGCAGGAGGCGAGACCAAGACCAGACGCCGCCAGGCATAACCCGATCGCGAGACGCCGAAGTGAATTCATGTGAAACATGCCTTAAGACTCCATATCGGTGTGGCCGGCGCCCCGGAGCGGGCCGATCCGCAATTCATCACCGTGACGCCGCCTGGTTGCGCGGCAACAGTCCGCCCGGGCGGACACGATACTGGACGTTATATTGCGCGCCCTTATTCTACCGGGTTTCACCCGAGTTGTCATGCCGGGCCGCCGAACGCCCAAACGCGCTCCCGCCAATCAGCGTGGATCGCGCGGTTTGTCCGCTTCAGTCGAACACGATGGTGCGCTCGCGGTAGACCATGATCCGGGAATCGAGGTGGGCCTTTACGGCGGCGGCGAGGACCTGCTTCTCGATGTCCCGGCCCATGGTGACGAGGTCGGCGACGCTGTGGCTGTGGTTCACGGGGATGCTGGCCTGTTCGATGATGGGGCCCATGTCGAGGTCGGCGGTGACGTAGTGGCTCGTGGCGCCGATGAGCTTCACGCCGCGCGCGTAGGCCTGGTGGTAGGGGCGCGCGCCCTGGAAGGCCGGTAGGAAGCCGTGGTGCACGTTGATGATGCGGTTCTTGAACGGGTCCACCAGGGCCGGCGTCAGGACTTGCATGTAGCGCGCGAGCACCACCAGGTCGATACCGCGATCGCGGAAGATGTCCAGGATATTCGCTTCAGCTTCGGCCTTGCGGTCCTTTTCGACGGGGACGTGGGCAAAGGGGACGCCGAAATGTTCCGCGGCGCCCTGTAGATCGGGATGGTTGCTGATGACGATTTCGATATCCCCGGCGAGCTCACTGTACTGGTTGCGCAGGAGGAGGTCGTAGAGGCAATGATCGTAGCGGGAAACGAGGATGGCGACCTTTGCGCGCTCGGTTGCATAGCGGACGGCGCAGGTCATGTCGAAGGGTTTCGCGAGGTCGTTCAGGCGCGCGCGGAGATCCGATGGCGAGAGGGAGAGGTCCGCCGTATCGAAGTGGACCCGCATGAAAAAGCGGTTATCGATCTCCTCCCGGTGTTGCTGCGCGTCGATAATGTTGCCGCCGTTTTCGTAGATGAACCGGGAGACTTCATACACGATGCCCTTGGTGTCGGGGCAATGCAGCAGCAGGGTGGCGGTGACGTCCATGGGTACGGCTCCGAGTTCAGGCGCGAGTCTATACGAAAATCTCGAAAAAATCCGCTGTTTTGCAAACCAATTACCGGCGGCGCGGCGGACGGAACTACCGGTAGAAAAGTCATTGACAGATCGCCGCCCCTCCTCTATTCTAAAGCATCTTGCGCAGCGGATTGGGCCGCGGCGCGGGCAGTGGTCGGCTTTTCGATATCATATCGCAATGGAGAGGCATCTTTATATGAAGCGCAAGGGATTCACATTGATTGAACTGCTGGTGGTCATCGCCATCATTGGCATCCTGGCGGCCATCCTGCTTCCGGCGCTCGCGCGGGCGCGCGAGGCGGCGCGGAGGGCGACCTGCCAGAACAACCTGAAGCAGATGGGGCTCATGTGCAAAATGTACGCAAATGAGTCCCGGGGCGAAACCTTTCCTCCGAAATCGGTGGACTTCGGGAACTTCTTCTTCTCGATGGAAGCGATGTACCCGGAGTACCTGACCGATCTGAGCGTCATCTTCTGCCCTTCGGACACCGAGAGCAATACGGACCGCTTCATCGGTCAAGGCGGGGAGTGGCGCGACCCGGCGGGCAACCTGGCGACGGAATTGATGGACGGGGATTGGTCAACGGGCATCTACACGCCCGGTATTCCCGGGGTGCAGCCCGCCTCGAACAGCACGTCGGACCGCTCCTATATCTACCTGGGCTACGCGATCAAGGACAACGCGGTCATCTCGCCGTTTACCGATGGGGGCGC
The window above is part of the Candidatus Hydrogenedentota bacterium genome. Proteins encoded here:
- a CDS encoding type II toxin-antitoxin system VapC family toxin; the protein is MNPVFVDTSFYQAILNPRDHWHALALERSRQYKGPTITSEYVLCELGALMSAPPLRRLFAEFVQALHSSEHVEIVPASSREFSAGFALFSSRLDKHWSLTDCISFAIMEERKIHAALTFDRHFEQAGFRLA
- a CDS encoding M48 family metallopeptidase, producing the protein MNSLRRLAIGLCLAASGLGLASCATVPLTNRTQINFLPESQMVQLGQQAYQEQLKEYPLSTKPGDVEPVRRVGERLAAATMDFLRANNLPTDVYQWEFSVIDNDEIANATCLPGGKIVFYSGIFEYTKDEDGIATVMGHEIAHAIARHSNERVSQMLLLELGAATLSEAMATQPARTRELAGQAFGLTTNLGVALPFNRARESEADRIGLTLMAKAGYDPRKAVEFWERFSGAGKKAPEFLSTHPSGETRIADIQRHIPEAMQHYTGGYRVR
- the purU gene encoding formyltetrahydrofolate deformylase, whose amino-acid sequence is MDVTATLLLHCPDTKGIVYEVSRFIYENGGNIIDAQQHREEIDNRFFMRVHFDTADLSLSPSDLRARLNDLAKPFDMTCAVRYATERAKVAILVSRYDHCLYDLLLRNQYSELAGDIEIVISNHPDLQGAAEHFGVPFAHVPVEKDRKAEAEANILDIFRDRGIDLVVLARYMQVLTPALVDPFKNRIINVHHGFLPAFQGARPYHQAYARGVKLIGATSHYVTADLDMGPIIEQASIPVNHSHSVADLVTMGRDIEKQVLAAAVKAHLDSRIMVYRERTIVFD